From the genome of Amycolatopsis sp. NBC_01488, one region includes:
- a CDS encoding thioesterase II family protein — MTALNERTSRWIRRFHAADHAAVRLVCLPHAGGSATAYFPFSRAAAGAGLDADVVAVQYPGRQDRLSEACYDDVDAMADAIADDLGPWFDRPVALFGHSMGATLGYEVARRLEARGVRPLGLFASACRAPSAQRIEYVHQRDDDGLIAALKELSGTDSAVLGDDELLRMVLPAIRGDYTAVETYRHRPGRELACPIHVLVGDDDPVTEIAEADAWRAHTTGECVVEVFPGGHFYLNAQLEGVLTSVAARVRAWAP; from the coding sequence GTGACTGCCCTGAACGAACGAACGAGCCGGTGGATCCGGCGCTTCCACGCGGCCGACCACGCCGCGGTGCGGCTGGTCTGCCTGCCGCACGCCGGCGGGTCGGCGACGGCGTACTTCCCGTTCTCGCGCGCGGCCGCCGGCGCCGGGCTGGACGCCGACGTCGTCGCCGTCCAGTACCCCGGCCGTCAGGACCGGCTCAGCGAGGCCTGTTACGACGACGTGGACGCCATGGCCGACGCGATCGCCGACGACCTCGGGCCGTGGTTCGACCGGCCGGTGGCGCTGTTCGGCCACAGCATGGGCGCGACGCTCGGCTACGAGGTCGCCCGCCGGCTCGAGGCGCGGGGCGTGCGGCCGCTGGGCCTGTTCGCGTCGGCCTGCCGGGCGCCGTCCGCCCAGCGGATCGAGTACGTCCACCAGCGCGACGACGACGGCCTGATCGCGGCGCTCAAGGAGCTCAGCGGCACCGACAGCGCGGTCCTGGGCGACGACGAGCTGCTGCGCATGGTGCTGCCGGCGATCCGCGGCGACTACACGGCGGTGGAGACGTACCGCCACCGCCCCGGGCGGGAGCTGGCGTGCCCGATCCACGTGCTGGTGGGCGACGACGACCCGGTGACGGAGATCGCCGAGGCGGACGCCTGGCGCGCCCACACGACGGGCGAGTGCGTCGTGGAGGTGTTCCCCGGTGGGCACTTCTACCTGAACGCGCAGCTGGAGGGCGTCCTGACGAGCGTGGCGGCGCGGGTGCGTGCGTGGGCCCCCTAG
- a CDS encoding type I polyketide synthase → MTGPSKSAPSTEQIVAALRQSMMDNERLKADNQKLTAAMSEPIAIIGMGCRYPGGVTTPAELWDLVAGGTDAVGEFPTDRGWDTASLFDPSGRPGTTYSKEGGFLHDAADFEPEFFGISPREARTLDPQQRIVLETAWEAVERAGIVPSTLRGSKTGVFAGVMYHDYGAGSSDGSLVSGRISYTLGLEGPSVSVDTACSSSLVALHWAAQALRRGECSLALAGGVTVMVTPDMFVYFSEQQGLAPDGRCKAFGSGADGVGCSEGAGMLLLEKLSDARRNGHHVLAVLRGSAVNSDGASSGITVPNGPAQQRVIRAALADAGLELSDVDAVEAHGTGTKLGDPIEAQALISTYGKAATPERPLYVGSFKSNVGHTQAAAGVGGVIKMVEALRRGVLPRTLHAEEPSPHVEWTDTVSLLTAERPWPETGRPRRAGVSSFGISGTNAHVIVEQGDPVAVSSADDGPVTWLFSANDPDALRAQAARLSTVEASAVDIGYSLATTRTLAEHRAGVVAADRAGAIRALTEYAAGRPAGVVEGVAGAGRTAFLFTGQGAQRAGMGLELAAAFPAFSEVFDLVAAELDKHLDVPLKTVLGSAETGYTQPALFAVEVAVFRLLESWGVQPDYLLGHSIGELAAAHVAGVLSLEDACTLVTARARLMQALPTGGAMVAVAAAEADVLPLLTDGVSIAAVNGPASVVLSGDEDAVLAVAEKFEKTSRLKVSHAFHSALMEPMLADFAFIARNLTYRTPEIPIVSTVSPDADLTSPEYWVSQVRDAVRFADGIRTLLDAGVTTFVEVGPSAVLTAMGQTCLGADDHATFVPVLRKDRPEAESAAAAVASLFVHGSTVDFSAFYAGGSVVELPTYAFQRKRYWLENPTGARVRGVAEVGQRDAEHPLLGAVVVAADSGGVVLTGRLSAKAQPWLADHVVQGSLVFPGTAFVELAVRAGDEVGCGRLDELTLAAPLILPPDGAVRLQVVVGALESEQRSLGIFSQSEDSSEWVQHGSGRLSASAGTPAAVAEWPPAGATEIDVTSRYDDLAAQGFDYGPVFAGLRRVWQDGDRLAAEVALPEDADASAFGLHPALLDAALHTIGLAGPTEDKPVLPFAWSGVSLHAAGAAELRVLISSDVENTVSLTATDATGAPVLSVESLSLRPIAADAFRATRSAVDDSLFRVEWQPFAGDAVSGVSSAVLGSGFGLPGQSYVDLPALVSAGVAPDVVFVPFVAPETASPLAAREATHRLLALAQAWVAEESLASSRLVVVARRAIGTRPGEGVDDLTHAALWGVIRTAQLEYPDRFMVVDVDGGDVPLDAVLGAMYADEPGVAVRDGAVLVHRLAKFVPTPGVAELDPDGTVLVTGGTGVLGQLIARHLVTDHGVKHLLLTSRRGASAPGAAELVSSLTELGATVSLEACDLADRDAVVELLNGVDLAAVVHTAGVVDDGVLLALTPERVDAVLRPKVDAAWNLHALTASLDIPFVLYSSAGGTLGAAGQANYSAANVFLDALAHHRAAQGRHAVSLAWGLWSEGGMSNELADTDLIRMARSGVLGLSFADGLALFDATFGTEQPALVPVRLDMAGVRADAHSVPAMLRGLVRGGVRRRAEVVDDAWARVVALPAAERGRALLDLVCGTAAVVLGHERRDAIDPRKGFIELGFDSLTAIELRNRLESVTGQRLPATLIFDHPSAAALAEFLGAGLADPPSAVEVRLTDLETELRALDADSRAAVVGRLRELVATFSPADRDLEEAGADELFALLDEELESPG, encoded by the coding sequence GTGACCGGCCCATCGAAAAGCGCGCCGTCCACCGAGCAGATCGTCGCCGCGCTGCGGCAGTCCATGATGGACAACGAGCGGCTCAAGGCGGACAACCAGAAGCTCACCGCGGCGATGAGCGAGCCGATCGCGATCATCGGCATGGGCTGCCGCTACCCCGGCGGCGTCACCACGCCTGCAGAGCTGTGGGACCTCGTCGCGGGCGGCACCGACGCCGTCGGCGAGTTCCCGACGGACCGGGGCTGGGACACCGCGTCGCTCTTCGACCCCTCGGGGCGGCCCGGGACGACGTACTCGAAGGAGGGCGGCTTCCTCCACGACGCCGCCGACTTCGAGCCGGAGTTCTTCGGGATCTCCCCGCGCGAGGCCCGCACGCTCGACCCGCAGCAGCGGATCGTGCTGGAGACGGCGTGGGAGGCCGTCGAACGCGCGGGCATCGTGCCGTCGACGTTGCGCGGCAGCAAGACCGGCGTCTTCGCGGGCGTCATGTACCACGATTACGGCGCCGGGAGCAGCGACGGGAGTCTCGTTTCGGGCCGCATCTCCTACACCCTCGGCCTCGAAGGCCCGTCGGTGTCGGTGGACACCGCATGCTCGTCGTCGCTGGTCGCGCTGCACTGGGCGGCACAGGCGCTGCGCCGCGGCGAGTGTTCGCTGGCGCTGGCCGGCGGCGTGACCGTGATGGTGACGCCGGACATGTTCGTCTACTTCAGCGAGCAGCAGGGCTTGGCGCCGGACGGCCGGTGCAAGGCGTTCGGCAGCGGCGCCGACGGCGTCGGCTGCTCCGAGGGCGCCGGAATGTTGTTGCTGGAGAAGCTGTCCGACGCGCGTCGCAACGGCCACCACGTGCTGGCCGTGCTGCGCGGCAGCGCGGTGAACTCCGACGGCGCGTCCAGCGGCATCACCGTGCCGAACGGGCCCGCGCAGCAGCGGGTGATCCGCGCGGCACTGGCCGACGCCGGGCTGGAACTGTCCGATGTGGACGCCGTCGAGGCGCACGGCACCGGCACCAAGCTGGGTGACCCGATCGAGGCGCAGGCGCTGATCTCGACCTACGGCAAGGCGGCCACGCCCGAGCGGCCGCTGTACGTCGGGTCGTTCAAGTCGAACGTCGGCCACACGCAGGCGGCCGCCGGCGTCGGCGGCGTGATCAAGATGGTGGAGGCGCTGCGGCGCGGCGTCCTCCCGCGCACGCTGCACGCCGAAGAGCCGTCGCCGCACGTCGAGTGGACCGACACAGTTTCGTTGCTCACCGCGGAACGGCCGTGGCCGGAGACCGGGCGGCCGCGGCGGGCCGGGGTGTCGTCGTTCGGCATCAGCGGCACCAACGCGCACGTGATCGTCGAGCAGGGCGACCCGGTGGCCGTCTCGTCCGCGGACGATGGTCCGGTGACCTGGCTCTTCTCCGCCAACGACCCGGATGCGTTGCGGGCGCAGGCGGCCAGGCTGTCCACCGTGGAAGCCTCTGCTGTGGACATCGGCTATTCACTGGCGACCACGCGCACCCTGGCCGAGCACCGTGCCGGGGTCGTGGCCGCCGATCGGGCCGGTGCGATCCGCGCGCTCACCGAGTACGCGGCGGGCCGTCCGGCGGGCGTGGTCGAGGGTGTCGCCGGGGCGGGGCGCACGGCGTTCCTGTTCACCGGCCAGGGCGCGCAGCGCGCTGGGATGGGCCTGGAGCTGGCGGCGGCGTTCCCCGCGTTCTCCGAGGTCTTCGACCTGGTGGCCGCCGAACTGGACAAGCACCTGGACGTGCCGCTGAAGACCGTGCTCGGCTCGGCCGAAACCGGGTACACGCAGCCCGCGCTGTTCGCCGTCGAGGTCGCGGTGTTCCGCCTGCTCGAATCCTGGGGCGTCCAGCCGGACTACCTGCTGGGGCACTCGATCGGCGAGCTGGCCGCGGCGCACGTCGCCGGGGTGCTTTCGCTCGAGGACGCCTGCACGCTGGTGACCGCCCGGGCTCGCTTGATGCAGGCGTTGCCCACCGGCGGCGCGATGGTCGCCGTAGCGGCCGCCGAAGCGGACGTTCTTCCCCTGCTGACTGATGGCGTGTCGATCGCGGCCGTCAACGGACCCGCGTCCGTGGTGCTCTCCGGTGACGAGGATGCGGTGCTCGCCGTCGCTGAGAAGTTCGAGAAGACTTCGCGGCTGAAGGTTTCGCACGCGTTCCACTCGGCGCTGATGGAGCCGATGCTGGCCGACTTCGCGTTCATCGCCCGGAATCTGACCTACCGCACGCCGGAGATCCCGATCGTCTCGACGGTTTCGCCGGACGCCGATCTGACCTCACCGGAGTACTGGGTGAGCCAGGTGCGTGACGCCGTCCGGTTCGCCGACGGGATCCGCACGCTGCTCGACGCGGGCGTCACGACGTTCGTCGAGGTCGGCCCGTCGGCGGTGCTCACCGCGATGGGCCAGACGTGTCTGGGCGCCGACGACCACGCGACGTTCGTCCCGGTGCTGCGCAAGGACCGGCCCGAAGCCGAGTCGGCGGCCGCCGCGGTCGCGTCGCTCTTCGTCCATGGGTCCACTGTGGACTTCTCGGCGTTCTACGCCGGCGGCTCGGTGGTCGAGCTGCCGACGTACGCGTTCCAGCGCAAGCGGTACTGGCTGGAGAATCCGACCGGCGCCCGCGTCCGCGGCGTCGCCGAGGTCGGGCAGCGCGACGCGGAGCACCCGCTGCTGGGTGCCGTCGTCGTCGCGGCCGACTCGGGTGGCGTCGTGCTGACCGGCCGGCTTTCGGCGAAGGCGCAACCGTGGCTCGCCGACCACGTCGTGCAGGGTTCGCTCGTGTTCCCCGGGACGGCGTTCGTCGAGCTGGCGGTCCGCGCGGGCGACGAGGTCGGCTGCGGGCGGCTCGACGAGCTGACCCTGGCCGCGCCGCTGATTCTGCCTCCGGACGGGGCGGTGCGGCTGCAGGTCGTCGTGGGCGCTCTCGAGTCGGAGCAGCGCTCTCTTGGCATCTTCTCGCAGTCCGAAGACTCTTCGGAGTGGGTGCAGCACGGCTCCGGGCGGCTGTCCGCTTCGGCTGGTACCCCGGCCGCAGTGGCCGAGTGGCCGCCCGCCGGGGCGACCGAGATCGACGTGACCTCCCGCTACGACGACCTCGCCGCGCAGGGCTTCGACTACGGGCCGGTGTTCGCCGGGCTGCGCCGCGTGTGGCAGGACGGCGACCGGCTGGCCGCCGAGGTGGCGCTGCCGGAGGATGCGGACGCCTCGGCGTTCGGCCTGCACCCGGCCCTGCTCGACGCCGCGCTGCACACGATCGGCCTGGCCGGGCCGACCGAGGACAAGCCGGTGCTGCCGTTCGCGTGGTCGGGCGTGTCGCTGCACGCCGCCGGAGCGGCCGAACTGCGAGTGCTGATTTCCTCGGACGTCGAGAACACCGTGTCGCTGACCGCGACGGACGCCACCGGCGCGCCGGTGCTCAGCGTCGAATCGCTGTCGCTGCGGCCGATCGCGGCCGACGCGTTCCGCGCGACGCGCTCGGCGGTGGACGACTCGCTCTTCCGCGTCGAGTGGCAGCCGTTCGCAGGTGACGCCGTTTCGGGTGTCTCGTCCGCGGTGCTCGGTTCCGGTTTCGGGCTGCCGGGACAGTCCTATGTGGACCTTCCGGCGCTCGTTTCCGCCGGGGTGGCCCCGGATGTGGTGTTCGTGCCGTTCGTGGCGCCTGAGACGGCGTCCCCGCTCGCGGCTCGCGAGGCGACGCATCGGCTGCTGGCCCTGGCCCAGGCCTGGGTCGCGGAGGAGTCGCTGGCGTCGTCCCGGCTGGTCGTCGTGGCCCGCCGGGCGATCGGGACGCGCCCCGGCGAGGGCGTCGACGACCTGACGCACGCCGCGCTGTGGGGCGTGATCCGGACGGCGCAGCTGGAGTACCCCGACCGGTTCATGGTCGTGGACGTCGATGGTGGTGACGTGCCGCTGGACGCGGTGCTCGGGGCGATGTACGCCGACGAGCCGGGTGTCGCGGTGCGGGACGGCGCGGTGCTGGTGCACCGGCTGGCCAAGTTCGTGCCGACGCCTGGCGTGGCCGAGCTGGACCCCGACGGAACCGTGCTGGTCACCGGCGGTACCGGCGTGCTGGGTCAGCTCATCGCGCGGCACCTCGTGACCGACCACGGCGTCAAGCACCTGCTCCTCACGAGCCGTCGCGGTGCTTCGGCGCCGGGTGCCGCGGAGCTGGTTTCGTCGTTGACCGAGCTGGGTGCGACGGTCTCCTTGGAGGCGTGTGACCTGGCGGATCGGGACGCGGTGGTCGAACTGCTCAACGGGGTCGACCTGGCGGCGGTCGTGCACACGGCGGGCGTCGTCGACGACGGCGTCCTGCTCGCACTGACGCCGGAGCGCGTGGACGCGGTGCTGCGGCCGAAGGTCGACGCGGCGTGGAACCTGCACGCGCTGACCGCTTCGCTGGACATCCCGTTCGTCCTGTACTCGTCGGCGGGCGGCACGCTCGGCGCGGCGGGACAGGCGAACTACTCGGCGGCGAACGTCTTCCTGGACGCGCTGGCCCACCACCGGGCCGCCCAGGGGCGGCACGCGGTGTCGCTGGCATGGGGCCTGTGGTCCGAAGGCGGCATGTCGAACGAGCTGGCGGACACCGACCTGATCCGGATGGCGCGCTCGGGTGTGCTGGGCTTGTCGTTCGCGGACGGGCTTGCGCTGTTCGACGCGACTTTCGGGACCGAGCAGCCGGCGCTGGTGCCGGTGCGGCTGGACATGGCCGGGGTGCGGGCCGACGCGCACAGCGTCCCGGCGATGCTGCGCGGCTTGGTCCGCGGCGGCGTCCGTCGCCGAGCCGAAGTCGTGGACGACGCGTGGGCCCGGGTGGTCGCCCTCCCGGCGGCCGAACGCGGTCGCGCGCTGCTGGACCTGGTGTGCGGCACGGCGGCGGTGGTACTGGGCCACGAGCGCCGGGACGCGATCGACCCGCGCAAGGGCTTCATCGAGCTGGGTTTCGACTCGCTGACGGCGATCGAGCTGCGCAACCGCCTGGAGTCCGTGACGGGACAGCGGTTGCCGGCGACGCTGATCTTCGACCACCCGTCGGCGGCTGCGCTGGCGGAGTTCCTCGGTGCCGGGCTGGCTGACCCGCCGTCCGCGGTGGAGGTCCGGCTGACGGACCTGGAGACCGAGCTGCGCGCACTGGATGCCGACTCGCGCGCCGCGGTCGTCGGCCGCCTCCGGGAGCTGGTGGCGACGTTCTCCCCGGCCGACCGGGACCTCGAGGAGGCCGGTGCGGACGAGCTGTTCGCGCTGCTGGACGAGGAACTGGAGTCACCAGGCTGA